The following proteins come from a genomic window of Miscanthus floridulus cultivar M001 chromosome 2, ASM1932011v1, whole genome shotgun sequence:
- the LOC136539038 gene encoding expansin-A31-like — protein MPNSSMLCTVVVAACLAVAAADWSQGTATFYGGIDASGTMGGACGYDNLYNAGYGVNNAALSPTLFNDGASCRQCYLITCDPTRLGGQWCKPGNSITVSATNLCPSNYALPNGGWCGPGRPHFDMSQPAWEHIGVVQGGIIAVQYQQVKCSRTGGVRFSIAGSQYFLLVNIQNLGGSGSVGAAWVKGDKTGWIQMSRNWGANWQALAGLVGQGLSFAVTSTGGQYIQFWNVVPGWWQFGQTFTTNQNFYY, from the exons ATGCCCAATTCCTCTATGCTGTGCACGGTGGTTGTTGCGGcgtgcctcgccgtcgccgccgctgacTGGTCTCAAGGCACTGCCACTTTCTACGGCGGAATCGACGCGTCCGGCACGATGG GTGGCGCATGCGGGTACGACAACCTGTACAACGCGGGGTACGGTGTCAACAACGCGGCGCTGAGCCCGACCCTGTTCAACGACGGCGCGTCGTGCAGGCAGTGCTACCTCATCACCTGCGACCCAACACGTCTGGGTGGCCAGTGGTGCAAGCCCGGCAACTCCATCACTGTCTCCGCCACCAACCTGTGCCCGTCCAACTACGCGCTGCCCAACGGCGGCTGGTGCGGCCCGGGCCGCCCGCACTTCGACATGTCCCAGCCAGCGTGGGAGCACATCGGCGTCGTCCAGGGCGGCATCATCGCTGTCCAGTACCAGCAGGTCAAGTGCTCGCGCACCGGCGGCGTGCGCTTCAGTATCGCCGGCTCCCAGTATTTTCTGCTCGTCAACATCCAGAACCTCGGAGGCAGTGGCTCCGTGGGCGCCGCCTGGGTGAAGGGCGACAAGACGGGGTGGATCCAGATGTCCAGGAACTGGGGCGCTAACTGGCAGGCGCTCGCTGGGCTCGTCGGCCAGGGGCTCAGCTTCGCCGTTACCAGCACCGGCGGGCAGTACATTCAGTTCTGGAATGTGGTGCCTGGGTGGTGGCAGTTCGGCCAGACCTTCACCACAAACCAGAATTTCTACTACTAA